Proteins from a genomic interval of Streptomyces sp. NBC_01445:
- a CDS encoding cation diffusion facilitator family transporter yields the protein MGTSAEQSGTAGDTEENGGGESVATVLVAAAANLGIALAKAVAGIISGSSAMLSEAAHSVADTVTEVLLLTALKRSEKPADEEHPLGYGPERYIWAMLAAVATFVGGAVFSIYDGIHTLIAGEELGNPLISYIVLALAFLLEGFSLRTGIKQVRGEAERMGAPVGRYLQRTPDTAVKAVVMEDSAALVGLVLAAGGLLGGQLTGSGVWDAIASLCIGALLLYVAWVLGRSNAELLIGRPLPKPVRLEIREILAGVEHIEAVLELTTLVQGPREALVAAKVDLRDTSTAAQIEWACEEAARRLRERFPNVTRVYLDPTPGFAQRREEGLNPWG from the coding sequence ATGGGCACGAGCGCTGAGCAGAGTGGGACGGCCGGGGACACGGAGGAGAACGGCGGGGGCGAGAGCGTCGCCACCGTTCTCGTCGCGGCCGCGGCCAACCTCGGGATCGCCCTCGCCAAGGCCGTCGCCGGCATCATCAGCGGGTCGAGCGCCATGCTCTCGGAGGCCGCCCACTCGGTCGCCGACACGGTCACCGAGGTGCTGCTGCTCACCGCGCTGAAGCGGAGCGAGAAGCCCGCGGACGAGGAACACCCCCTCGGCTACGGGCCCGAGCGCTACATCTGGGCCATGCTCGCCGCCGTCGCCACCTTCGTCGGCGGCGCCGTCTTCTCGATCTACGACGGCATCCACACCCTGATCGCCGGCGAGGAGCTCGGCAACCCGCTCATCTCGTACATCGTCCTCGCCCTCGCCTTCCTCCTGGAGGGCTTCTCGCTGCGTACGGGCATCAAGCAGGTCCGGGGCGAGGCCGAGCGCATGGGGGCGCCCGTGGGCCGGTATCTGCAGCGCACTCCCGACACCGCCGTCAAGGCCGTCGTCATGGAGGACTCGGCCGCCCTCGTCGGCCTGGTCCTTGCCGCGGGCGGACTGCTCGGCGGTCAGCTCACCGGCTCCGGCGTCTGGGACGCCATCGCCTCCCTGTGCATCGGCGCCCTGCTCCTGTACGTCGCCTGGGTCCTCGGACGGTCCAACGCCGAACTCCTCATCGGGCGCCCGCTGCCCAAGCCGGTCCGCCTGGAGATCCGCGAAATCCTCGCAGGCGTCGAGCACATCGAGGCCGTACTCGAACTGACCACCCTCGTCCAGGGGCCGCGCGAGGCGCTCGTCGCGGCGAAGGTCGACCTGCGCGACACCTCCACCGCCGCGCAGATCGAGTGGGCCTGCGAGGAGGCGGCCCGCCGGCTGCGCGAGCGGTTCCCGAACGTGACCCGGGTCTACCTCGACCCGACGCCCGGTTTCGCGCAGCGGCGCGAGGAGGGGCTCAACCCGTGGGGCTGA
- a CDS encoding phosphatase, translated as MPIPGTPSRAALVDHLIRTRIAGDVATPRDNNLSHYRRLANGDRHYWLGLELGDRWTDEQDVLAVMAERCGVNDDPEYRFGQDTIDPQLTVDALERMGARLRKAAAGKERVLFATGHPGGLLDVHRATAAALRAAGCEIVVIPEGLSTDEGMVFQFADVAMLERGATLWHTHSPDPMARILDGLEREERALPNLVVADHGWAGCAGQRGIDSIGYADCNDPALFIGEAEGTLQVTVPLDDHVTSPRHYDPMTAYLLDAAGLSPTG; from the coding sequence ATGCCGATACCCGGGACCCCCAGCCGCGCCGCGCTCGTCGACCATCTGATCCGGACCCGCATCGCGGGCGACGTGGCCACACCCCGCGACAACAACCTCTCCCACTACCGCAGGCTCGCGAACGGCGACCGCCACTACTGGCTCGGCCTGGAGCTCGGCGACCGCTGGACCGACGAGCAGGACGTCCTCGCGGTGATGGCGGAGCGCTGCGGTGTGAACGACGATCCCGAGTACCGCTTCGGCCAGGACACCATCGACCCGCAGCTCACGGTCGACGCCCTGGAGCGCATGGGCGCCCGGCTGCGCAAGGCGGCGGCCGGCAAGGAGCGCGTCCTGTTCGCGACCGGGCACCCGGGCGGCCTCCTCGACGTGCACCGCGCGACGGCCGCGGCGCTGCGCGCGGCGGGCTGCGAGATCGTCGTGATCCCCGAGGGCCTCTCCACGGACGAGGGCATGGTCTTCCAGTTCGCGGACGTGGCGATGCTGGAGCGCGGTGCGACGCTGTGGCACACGCATTCCCCGGACCCCATGGCGCGGATCCTCGACGGCCTGGAGCGCGAGGAGCGCGCCCTGCCGAACCTGGTCGTCGCCGACCACGGCTGGGCGGGCTGCGCGGGCCAGCGCGGGATCGACTCCATCGGTTACGCGGACTGCAACGACCCGGCGCTGTTCATCGGCGAGGCGGAGGGCACCCTTCAGGTGACGGTGCCGCTCGACGACCACGTCACGAGCCCGCGCCACTACGACCCGATGACGGCGTATCTCCTCGACGCGGCGGGCCTCAGCCCCACGGGTTGA